One genomic region from Amycolatopsis sp. FBCC-B4732 encodes:
- a CDS encoding ABC transporter substrate-binding protein has product MSSGRVRTRRAALGLALTLAAATALTGCSALGSDDSNASSNGGGLEKSKIKVSIMPTTDLAPFWLALDGGYFKSEGLDVEQIVAKSGQESMTKALNGEADIALSTYTPFFVAKSKGAADVQLVADGTSVNAKSNAIVTVPSSNVKTVNDLAGKRIAITAMNTASDILTKSVMKDHGVDFSTVKWTLVPLPNMAAALKDNQVDAAYMPEPMLSQAAKTVGATPVIDINTGASQDFPLTGYGSTTKWVQGNPKTLAAFQRAMKKATSDAINDRSKVEPLLVKYAKIDEDTAKLLTLPGYGSTLDARRLQRVPDLLLQMGVITSKVEAAPMIAPQATS; this is encoded by the coding sequence ATGAGCAGTGGCCGGGTTCGCACTCGCCGCGCCGCGCTCGGGCTCGCCCTCACCCTCGCGGCAGCGACAGCCCTCACCGGCTGCAGCGCCCTCGGCTCGGACGACTCGAACGCCTCGTCGAACGGGGGCGGCCTGGAGAAGTCGAAGATCAAGGTCTCGATCATGCCGACGACGGACCTCGCGCCGTTCTGGCTGGCCTTGGACGGCGGCTACTTCAAGTCCGAGGGCCTCGACGTCGAGCAGATCGTCGCCAAGAGCGGCCAGGAGTCGATGACGAAGGCGCTCAACGGCGAAGCCGACATCGCGCTCTCGACCTACACGCCGTTCTTCGTCGCCAAGAGCAAGGGTGCCGCGGACGTCCAGCTCGTCGCCGACGGCACGTCGGTGAACGCGAAGAGCAACGCGATCGTCACGGTGCCGTCCTCGAACGTGAAGACGGTCAACGACCTGGCCGGCAAGCGAATCGCCATCACGGCCATGAACACCGCGTCGGACATCCTCACCAAGTCCGTCATGAAGGACCACGGCGTCGACTTCAGCACGGTCAAGTGGACCCTGGTCCCGCTGCCGAACATGGCGGCGGCGCTGAAGGACAACCAGGTCGACGCGGCCTACATGCCGGAGCCGATGCTCTCGCAGGCGGCGAAGACCGTCGGCGCGACGCCGGTCATCGACATCAACACCGGCGCCAGCCAGGACTTCCCCCTGACCGGCTACGGCTCGACGACGAAGTGGGTCCAGGGCAACCCGAAGACCCTCGCGGCCTTCCAGCGCGCCATGAAGAAGGCCACCAGCGACGCGATCAACGACCGCTCGAAGGTCGAGCCGCTGCTGGTCAAGTACGCGAAGATCGACGAAGACACGGCCAAGCTGCTCACCCTGCCCGGCTACGGCTCCACCCTGGACGCCCGGCGCCTGCAGCGGGTGCCCGACCTGCTGCTGCAGATGGGCGTCATCACCAGCAAGGTCGAAGCCGCGCCGATGATCGCGCCGCAGGCGACCAGCTGA